The proteins below come from a single Yamadazyma tenuis chromosome 5, complete sequence genomic window:
- the IWS1 gene encoding Transcription factor iws1 (EggNog:ENOG503P0IY; BUSCO:EOG0926390Q; COG:K), with the protein MSETEDINDMFKEEDVNDQFPDIDPDLNSDGNEDDQPIDNDKEVVSSNENDIGEYDEDVYTIQAHRNTEGATKQTKKKNIRRSKVTRTSEPVGAPAPVADYGDDNEQPTDEFANEDPASRKRRLLEEKMTAAIKKTATKRRKADEDDLERMQDDKIDYLKDKMIKAANSDAEKNLQGSVATEKLKMLGEVINVLSKADLAISILDNNLLEAVRLWLEPLPDSSMPAYQIQKELITALVDLPIKTDHLVASGMGKVMVFYQRSKRTEANLKRIVDKLIGDWTRPILNKSDSYKDRSIQFQEYNKTKFSNKLSSSKPKTQEAKTLYEESAERRNRAAIPAARTTAYKIAPKVNPEVLQRKFNGGGNSDERFKRINQKLNLKKKINKKSGPSIEGRNLGI; encoded by the coding sequence ATGTCAGAGACTGAAGATATAAATGATATGTTCAAAGAGGAGGATGTGAATGATCAGTTCCCAGACATCGATCCAGATCTCAATTCAGATGGAAATGAGGATGATCAACCTATAGATAATGACAAAGAGgtggtttcttcaaacgAAAACGACATAGGTGAATACGATGAAGATGTATATACCATACAAGCCCACAGAAATACCGAAGGTGCGACCAAGcagaccaagaagaagaacattAGAAGAAGTAAAGTTACAAGAACTTCTGAACCAGTTGGAGCTCCAGCCCCGGTGGCAGACTATGGTGATGATAACGAGCAACCTACTGATGAATTTGCCAATGAAGATCCAGCTCTGAGAAAGAGACGATTGTTGGAAGAGAAAATGACAGCTGCGATCAAGAAGACTGCCACAAAGCGGCGGAAGGCCGACGAGGATGACTTGGAGCGGATGCAAGATGACAAGATTGATTACTTGAAGGACAAGATGATTAAAGCTGCCAACTCAGATGCTGAAAAGAACCTACAAGGATCAGTAGCcactgaaaagttgaagatgcttGGAGAAGTGATCAATGTGTTGTCAAAGGCCGACTTAGCCATTTCGATTTTGGATAATAATTTATTAGAAGCAGTAAGATTATGGTTGGAACCTTTACCTGATTCGTCGATGCCAGCTTACCAGATTCAGAAAGAGTTGATCACTGCTTTGGTTGATTTACCCATCAAGACTGACCATTTGGTTGCATCTGGAATGGGAAAAGTCATGGTGTTTTatcaaagaagcaaaagaaCCGAAGCCAACTTAAAGAGAATAGTTGATAAGTTGATTGGAGATTGGACTAGACCCATCTTAAACAAAAGTGACTCGTACAAGGATAGAAGTATCCAATTTCAGGAATATAACAAAACTAAATTCAGTAACAAgttatcatcatccaagCCTAAGACTCAAGAAGCTAAAACTTTATATGAAGAAAGTGCTGAGAGAAGAAATAGGGCTGCCATCCCTGCTGCCAGAACCACGGCTTACAAGATTGCCCCCAAAGTCAACCCTGAAGTGCTTCAAAGAAAGTTCAATGGTGGTGGGAATAGTGATGAAAGATTCAAGAGAATTAACCAAAAACTTAACCTTAAGAAAAAGATTAATAAGAAGTCAGGTCCCTCTATTGAAGGTAGAAACTTAGGTATTTAA
- a CDS encoding uncharacterized protein (COG:U; EggNog:ENOG503NY1Q), translating into MSQYIGKTISLISNKQLRYVGVLDNISAEDATIALKSVRSFGTEGRFSQAGQPNLEVAPGNDIYDYVVFRGNDVKDLSVLDAPLDQITPEPTPTPTPQPGAVPHAPVQTAAPVAQPHQASPQRVQPTPTTTEPPTKASPAQPVPAAVPEPSNAQPKTKSDKKLEYTEDFDFETANSKFVKEIESEKEKPTYQKSSFFDSLSGSTDEKSGMRWNEEKQLNYDTFGESSVDNGRGRGRGRGGYRGRGRGRGRGRGNGRGRGNYEKTPEWA; encoded by the coding sequence ATGTCACAATATATTGGTAAGACCATATCATTGATCTCCAACAAGCAGCTTCGTTATGTTGGGGTATTGGATAATATAAGTGCTGAGGATGCTACCATTGCCTTGAAATCCGTCAGATCATTTGGAACTGAAGGAAGATTTAGTCAGGCAGGTCAACCCAACTTGGAAGTGGCCCCAGGAAATGATATTTATGACTACGTGGTTTTCAGAGGTAATGATGTTAAGGACTTGAGTGTTTTGGATGCTCCTTTGGATCAAATTACTCCTGAACCTACTCCTACACCAACTCCTCAACCTGGTGCAGTCCCACATGCCCCAGTGCAAACCGCTGCTCCTGTTGCCCAACCTCACCAAGCATCTCCTCAACGGGTTCagccaacaccaacaaccacCGAGCCTCCAACCAAGGCCTCTCCTGCCCAGCCAGTTCCTGCCGCAGTTCCTGAACCAAGCAACGCTCAACCCAAGACGAAGTCCGACAAGAAACTCGAATATACCGAagactttgactttgaaacaGCCAACTCCAAATTTGTCAAGGAGATTGAGAGTGAAAAGGAAAAGCCCACCTATCAGAAGTCATCTTTCTTTGATAGTTTACTGGGTTCCACCGACGAAAAAAGTGGTATGAGATGGAATGAAGAGAAGCAGTTGAACTATGATACATTCGGTGAGAGCTCTGTGGATAATGGTAGAGGCAGGGGCAGAGGAAGAGGGGGGTacagaggaagaggaaggGGAAGAGGAAGGGGACGTGGTAATGGtagaggaagaggaaacTATGAAAAGACTCCTGAATGGGCCTGA